Proteins encoded in a region of the Cydia pomonella isolate Wapato2018A chromosome 3, ilCydPomo1, whole genome shotgun sequence genome:
- the LOC133516316 gene encoding ras-related protein Rap-1b, giving the protein MREYKIVVLGSGGVGKSALTVQFVQGIFVEKYDPTIEDSYRKQVEVDGQQCMLEILDTAGTEQFTAMRDLYMKNGQGFVLVYSITAQSTFNDLQDLREQILRVKDKDDVPMVLVGNKCDLEAERVVGKEQGHNLSRQFQSCAFMETSAKAKINVNDVFYDLVRQINKKSPGPPGKTTKKSVKCTLL; this is encoded by the coding sequence atgcGCGAATACAAAATAGTAGTGTTAGGTAGCGGAGGCGTGGGAAAGTCCGCCCTCACAGTACAGTTCGTACAAGGCATCTTCGTGGAGAAATACGATCCCACAATCGAGGACAGCTATCGGAAACAAGTGGAGGTCGATGGGCAACAGTGCATGCTCGAAATCCTTGACACGGCGGGAACGGAACAGTTCACGGCGATGCGGGATTTGTACATGAAGAACGGGCAGGGATTCGTGTTAGTATACTCTATCACGGCACAATCGACGTTCAACGACCTGCAGGACCTGCGGGAACAGATCCTCCGAGTGAAGGACAAGGACGACGTGCCCATGGTGCTGGTCGGCAACAAGTGCGACCTGGAGGCCGAACGAGTCGTGGGCAAGGAGCAAGGACACAACCTCTCGCGCCAGTTCCAATCATGCGCCTTTATGGAGACCTCCGCGAAAGCCAAGATCAACGTGAACGACGTGTTCTATGACCTAGTACGACAAATCAACAAGAAATCTCCTGGCCCACCGGGGAAGACCACTAAGAAATCTGTTAAGTGTACTCTCTTGTAA